In the Helianthus annuus cultivar XRQ/B chromosome 11, HanXRQr2.0-SUNRISE, whole genome shotgun sequence genome, one interval contains:
- the LOC110888784 gene encoding ATP-dependent DNA helicase pif1-like, which produces MPYPDHHSLRQITNRLINDELSQDTNELQTEFCRMKECLTEEQSKVFNEIMHAIDSQNGGLFFVYGYGGTGKTFLWKTLASAIRSKGQIVLNVASSGIASLLLSKGSTAHSRFKIPINLTEDSMCHIKPNDDVADLLKEAKLIIWDEAPMVHKHAFEALDRTMKDVLSSSMGHQSELPFGGKVIVFGGDFRQILPVIPNGTRQQIVNASLSSSYIWSECKVLKLTKNMRLTVGAQTSNVESIEKFARWLLDIGEGNLGSENDGEALIEIPDDLAITDLDDLIQSLIDFVYPSILENYKKSGFFSERAILAPKNEVVHEINDRLLSLFPGEEKEYLSSDSICQTEQVLDSFQQDLYSADNLNALKIAGLPNHKLVLKVGVPVMFLRNIDQQSGLCNGTRLQITFLGKRVIEAEVISGGNIGTRVYIPRISMIPSDKKIPFQFQRRQFPLSVCFAMTINKSQGHSLSRVGLYLKDPVFSHGQLYVALSRVKTREGVKILAYDADGKPSKQTSNVVYKEIFGNL; this is translated from the coding sequence ATGCCTTATCCTGATCATCACTCTTTACGTCAAATTACCAACCGTCTAATCAACGATGAATTATCCCAAGACACAAATGAGTTGCAAACTGAGTTTTGTCGAATGAAAGAATGTCTAACTGAAGAGCAGTCGAAggtttttaatgaaattatgCATGCAATCGATAGTCAAAATGGAGGGTTGTTTTTTGTATATGGTTATGGTGGAACTGGGAAGACTTTTTTGTGGAAGACATTGGCTTCTGCAATTAGATCAAAAGGACAGATTGTGTTGAATGTTGCTTCGAGTGGTATTGCTTCGTTATTACTATCTAAAGGAAGTACGGCACATTCTAGGTTTAAAATCCCCATTAACTTGACAGAAGACTCCATGTGCCACATTAAGCCAAACGATGATGTTGCTGACCTACTAAAAGAGGCAAAGTTGATTATATGGGACGAAGCCCCTATGGTCCACAAGCATGCTTTTGAGGCACTAGATAGAACAATGAAAGACGTTTTATCGTCTTCTATGGGTCACCAGTCTGAACTACCATTTGGGGGTAAAGTTATTGTTTTTGGTGGGGACTTTAGACAAATCCTCCCGGTCATTCCTAATGGTACTAGACAACAAATTGTCAATGCATCTTTGAGTTCTTCATATATATGGTCAGAATGCAAGGTTTTAAAATTAACAAAAAACATGAGGTTGACAGTTGGAGCTCAAACATCTAACGTTGAGTCTATTGAGAAATTTGCAAGATGGCTACTTGATATTGGTGAAGGAAACCTTGGTTCagaaaatgatggtgaagcacttaTAGAGATACCGGATGACTTAGCAATCACCGATTTGGACGATCTAATACAAAGTTTAATCGACTTTGTTTATCCTTCAATtttagaaaattacaaaaaatctGGATTCTTTTCTGAGAGAGCTATTTTAGCACCAAAAAATGAAGTTGTTCATGAAATTAATGATCGTTTACTTTCGTTATTTCCGGGTGAAGAAAAAGAGTATTTGAGCTCTGACAGTATATGTCAAACTGAGCAAGTACTTGATTCTTTCCAACAAGATTTGTATTCGGCTGATAATTTGAATGCTCTTAAAATAGCCGGTTTACCTAATCATAAGTTGGTTCTTAAAGTTGGTGTTCCTGTAATGTTTCTTCGAAACATTGATCAACAAAGTGGTCTATGTAATGGAACTAGACTTCAAATAACCTTTCTCGGTAAACGAGTTATTGAAGCTGAAGTAATATCAGGTGGGAATATTGGTACTAGAGTTTATATTCCAAGGATTTCAATGATTCCTTCTGACAAGAAGATACCGTTTCAGTTTCAAAGAAGGCAATTTCCGTTGTCAGTATGTTTTGCTATGACAATTAACAAAAGTCAAGGGCACTCTTTATCAAGAGTTGGGCTATATTTAAAGGATCCAGTTTTTAGTCATGGTCAGTTGTACGTTGCTTTATCTAGAGTGAAGACGAGAGAAGGTGTCAAAATTTTAGCGTACGATGCTGATGGTAAACCTTCGAAGCAGACATCAAATGTGGTTTACAAGGAGATATTTGGTAACTTGTGA
- the LOC110888785 gene encoding uncharacterized protein LOC110888785, with protein MSKRTFNFRSSTSSSGKSKQFDVNSVLDRTPLSNISNVIDTGERRRIRKRILESKRSKNKTSSSNVGVTLRDKENSSHVSNVTNQIDMTISFQRSVDATLSSYTNNIGDFDRIPLSAISTVIDTAERRSIRKAIIDKKKGKKKTSTTNVDVGIRGKEKVSQVSKVTHNINTTIPLHGSLNGMPALLDTNFSSNDNLQNNDLSVCTPGVYSINSNILTYTNSTSASNRTSLSKLSAGKRKLKHKSRDLSPVVMQSLESGDPSNAEIFVPDPYKGISSEYIDHGDQVVICDICHAKLWTSEGGKGRLTLGKLCYGLCCGYGKVELPNLKEANPSYQNLFHMSDQRSKFFLKNIRRYNCMFSFTSMGGKVDSKINKGNAPFIYRISGQNFHSLGSLKPANGKQAKFSQLYIYDTENEVYNRQSVLGQQVTSHEQELDVEIIEYLKDFLDSHNELVKSYRMVRNHFQQNPGANLKLRLIYNRDKDGRTYNLPSSTEVAALIVDDLDASVDRRDIVVETQSGMLKRISELHPSYLALQYPIFFPFGDDGYRIDIPHKDGVTTKKKIRPKCTMREFFAYRIQDRISGYSLVLNGRRLFQQFLVDAYTMVESERLNFIRGKQKNLRSETFENLQKYKHTGQENLSNTGQKVILPSSFTGGARFMQQNYLDAMALCKWFGYLDFFITITCNPKWPEISRFLKDTSIKPEDRPDILCRLFKMKLDSMIKDLKDNKFFGEINADHIDPFISAEIPDKSEDPQLYSLVSEYMIHGPCGNANLSCPCMVDKRCSKRFPKKFSAQTIIDSSGFPVYQRRDCGRTVIKKGVQLDNRSVVPYNKSLLRRYQAHINVEWCNQAGSIKYLFEYINKGPDRATAVVFCEAEGSSIQKPKDEIKEYYDCRYISACEASWRIFSNAVHYRYPAVMRLPFHLPGQHNVVYGADDDIEDVLSKPSVASSMFLKWFELNQRDDEACKLTYVEFPQKYVWNVKDRRWQIRKRYQTVGRIHSVSIASSEPYYLRILLNKVRGPKSFEDIRTVNGELFPTFKDACYAMGLLDGDNEYVEAIKEASFDGHCRYLRALFATMLLTNTLTRPEFVWDKTWHLLGDDILYRRRKETRIPDLTLPEDQLKNQIFFLKLRII; from the exons ATGTCAAAGAGAACCTTTAATTTTcgttcatcaacatcatcatctggTAAATCTAAACAGTTTGATGTTAACA GTGTTTTGGATAGAACTCCTCTGTCAAACATttcgaatg TTATTGATACCGGTGAAAGGCGAAGAATCAGAAAAAGAATACTTGAGAGTAAGCGGTCGAAGAATAAAACTTCTTCTTCAAATGTTGGTGTGACGTTACGTGATAAAGAAAACTCATCTCACGTATCTAATGTTACAAATCAGATAGATATGACAATCTCTTTTCAGAGAAGTGTAGATGCTACGCTATCTTCATATACTAATA ATATAGGTGATTTTGACAGAATTCCTCTTTCAGCCATTTCTACAG TTATTGATACTGCAGAAAGACGAAGTATCCGAAAAGCAATAATTGACAAAAAGAAGGGAAAGAAAAAAACTTCTACTACAAACGTTGATGTCGGCATACGTGGGAAAGAAAAAGTATCTCAAGTCTCTAAAGTTACACATAATATAAATACGACAATCCCGTTACATGGAAGTTTGAATGGTATGCCTGCTTTACTTGATACAAACTTTT CCA GTAATGATAATTTGCAAAACAACGATCTTTCCGTATGTACCCCTGGCGTATATTCGATTAACTCAAATATCTTGACGTATACCAATTCGACTTCAGCATCTAACCGAACATCACTTAGTAAGTTGTCAGCCGGAAAGCGCAAACTGAAGCACAAGTCACGTGATTTATCCCCAGTAGTTATGCAAAGTTTGGAATCGGGTGATCCTAGCAATGCTGAAATTTTTGTTCCAGATCCTTATAAAGGAATTTCAAGTG AGTACATAGATCATGGTGATCAAGTTGTTATATGTGATATTTGTCATGCCAAGTTATGGACTTCCGAAGGTGGAAAAGGTCGATTGACATTGGGCAAGTTATGTTATGGTTTATGTTGTGGATATGGGAAAGTTGAGCTACCAAATTTAAAGGAGGCAAATCCGTCGTATCAAAATTTGTTCCACATGTCAGATCAAAGAAGCAAGTTCTTCTTAAAGAATATCCGACGATATAATTGTATGTTCTCTTTTACATCTATGGGTGGAAAGGTTGATTCGAAAATAAACAAGGGAAATGCTCCATTCATATACCGAATTAGTGGTCAAAATTTTCATAGCTTAGGTAGTCTAAAACCAGCTAATGGCAAGCAAGCTAAGTTTTCTCAACTATACATATACGATACTGAGAACGAGGTATATAACAGACAAAGTGTATTGGG GCAACAGGTAACTTCACATGAACAGGAGTTGGACGTCGAAATAATTGAATACCTTAAAGATTTTTTAGATTCCCATAATGAGTTGGTTAAATCTTACAGAATGGTACGAAACCATTTTCAACAAAATCCGGGAGCAAACCTTAAGCTCCGACTTATTTACAACAGAGACAAAGATGGAAGAACTTATAATCTGCCATCCTCGACTGAAGTAGCTGCTTTGATTGTCGATGATTTAGATGCTTCTGTTGATCGTCGTGACATTGTTGTTGAAACTCAATCTGGTATGCTTAAACGTATTAGTGAGTTACATCCATCCTACCTTGCTCTTCAATAtcctatttttttcccgtttggtGATGATGGATATAGAATCGATATTCCTCATAAGGATGGTGTAACAACCAAGAAAAAAATACGACCAAAATGCACAATGCGGGAATTCTTTGCATATCGAATACAGGATCGCATTAGTGGTTATTCTTTGGTTTTAAACGGAAGAAGACTGTTCCAACAGTTTTTGGTTGACGCTTACACTATGGTTGAAAGCGAAAGGTTAAATTTCATACGTGGTAAGCAGAAGAATCTACGATCCGAGACATTTGAAAATTTACAAAAGTATAAGCACACAGGTCAAGAAAATTTATCGAACACCGGTCAAAAGGTAATTCTGCCTTCTTCCTTTACTGGAGGGGCTCGGTTCATGCAACAAAACTACCTTGATGCTATGGCTTTATGTAAATGGTTTGGATACCTAGATTTTTTCATAACCATTACATGCAATCCTAAATGGCCTGAAATTTCAAGATTTCTTAAAGATACTTCAATTAAACCAGAAGACAGACCAGATATACTATGTCGATTGTTCAAGATGAAGTTGGATTCAATGATTAAAGATCTAAAGGATAACAAATTTTTTGGTGAAATAAACGCAG ATCACATAGATCCTTTTATTTCAGCTGAAATTCCAGACAAATCCGAAGATCCGCAGTTATACTCACTTGTGTCTGAGTATATGATTCACGGTCCTTGTGGGAATGCTAACTTGAGCTGTCCTTGCATGGTTGACAAAAGATGTTCTAAACGATTTCCTAAAAAGTTTTCTGCTCAAACTATTATTGACTCAAGTGGTTTTCCGGTTTATCAAAGAAGAGATTGTGGTCGTACTGTTATAAAGAAAGGTGTTCAACTTGACAACCGAAGTGTTGTACCGTATAACAAAAGTCTATTAAGACGATACCAAGCTCATATTAATGTTGAATGGTGTAACCAAGCTGGCTCCATAAAGTACCTTTTCGAGTACATTAACAAAGGTCCTGACCGGGCTACCGCCGTTGTGTTTTGCGAAGCAGAAGGGTCTAGCATTCAGAAACCAAAAGACGAAATAAAAGAGTACTACGATTGTAGATACATATCTGCTTGTGAAGCTTCTTGGAGAATTTTCTCAAATGCAGTGCATTATAGATATCCTGCTGTAATGAGGCTTCCTTTTCATTTACCTGGTCAGCATAATGTTGTATATGGTGCagatgatgatattgaagatgTCTTGAGCAAACCATCCGTTGCTTCTTCGATGTTTTTGAAATGGTTTGAATTAAATCAACGTGATGACGAAGCATGTAAATTGACTTATGTCGAGTTCCCACAAAAGTATGTTTGGAATGTAAAAGATAGACGCTGGCAAATACGAAAAAGGTATCAAACTGTTGGTAGAATTCATTCCGTTTCAATTGCTTCTAGTGAACCTTATTATTTAAGGATTCTCCTAAACAAAGTCAGGGGTCCCAAATCATTCGAAGATATTCGAACAGTTAATGGAGAGTTATTCCCCACTTTTAAAGACGCATGCTATGCAATGGGTCTTCTAGATGGTGACAACGAATATGTTGAAGCAATTAAAGAAGCAAGTTTTGATGGTCATTGTCGGTATTTAAGAGCATTATTTGCCACAATGCTGTTAACAAATACTCTAACAAGACCTGAATTTGTTTGGGATAAAACGTGGCATTTATTAGGAGACGATATTTTGTACAGACGTCGGAAAGAGACACGTATCCCTG ATTTAACGCTTCCTGAAGATCAACTGAAgaatcagattttttttttgaaattgaGAATTATTTAA
- the LOC110888786 gene encoding uncharacterized protein LOC110888786, with amino-acid sequence MSANRDISYDLFLKDTTITNLGAVWEISMPKSVVIVGTVISVNKCWYHMTCPKCSHEATLEVEELFAPDCFDDFQQFDVYYCSNYQCSENTVEPVPKFKINLEVADESDDVELILFHDQAVQLFNKSPKLLIEENKMSDDIMKLPEEIKLIVGKVFAFKIEVTEYNLVHYDKVYGITHISDDANLIVEIKNNFVSLQDQKNVNGKRYVNEVKDIHVIEHSVSTKRKTIG; translated from the exons ATGTCTGCAAACAGAGATATCTCATATGATTTATTTCTTAAAGATACAACCATCACTAATCTTGGTGCCGTATGGGAAATATCAATG CCAAAAAGTGTTGTTATTGTTGGTACTGTTATTAGTGTTAACAAATGTTGGTACCATATGACATGCCCTAAGTGTTCACACGAAGCCACTTTGGAGGTCGAGGAACTTTTTGCACCTGATTGTTTTGATGATTTTCAACAATTTGATGTTTATTACTGCTCCAATTATCAATGTTCTGAGAATACAGTTGAACCTGTTCCGAAGTTCAAAATTAATCTTGAAGTTGCTGATGAGTCGGATGATGTTGAGCTGATTTTGTTTCACGACCAGGCCGTTCAGCTTTTTAATAAGTCGCCAAAACTTTTGATTGAAGAGAACAAAATG TCTGACGATATTATGAAGCTTCCAGAAGAAATAAAGTTAATTGTTGGGAAAGTTTTCGCTTTCAAGATAGAAGTCACCGAGTACAATTTGGTTCATTATGACAAGGTTTATGGAATTACCCATATAAGCGATGATGCAAACCTTATTGTTGAGATTAAGAACAACTTTGTTTCTCTACAG GATCAGAAAAATGTGAATGGCAAACGATATGTTAATGAAGTTAAAGACATTCATGTGATTGAACACTCTGTTTCAACAAAGCGCAAGACCATCGGTTGA